The following proteins come from a genomic window of Aequorivita marisscotiae:
- a CDS encoding GxxExxY protein, protein MLLHEDISDKIIKAFYKVYNSLGYGFLERVYENAMMIELRKMGLIVQKQMPINVFYEKQQVGKYFADIVVEERIIIELKAAENLCEEHEFQLLNYLKATEIEIGLLLNFGKKPQFKRKIYTN, encoded by the coding sequence ATGCTGTTACATGAAGATATATCTGATAAGATAATCAAGGCATTCTATAAAGTCTATAACTCATTAGGTTATGGTTTTTTGGAAAGAGTATATGAAAATGCAATGATGATAGAGCTTCGCAAAATGGGTCTAATTGTTCAGAAACAAATGCCTATTAACGTGTTTTATGAAAAGCAACAAGTTGGTAAGTATTTTGCAGATATAGTGGTAGAAGAAAGAATAATTATAGAGCTTAAAGCTGCTGAAAATCTCTGTGAAGAACATGAGTTTCAACTATTAAACTATTTAAAAGCTACAGAGATAGAAATTGGACTGTTATTGAATTTTGGAAAGAAACCTCAGTTCAAAAGAAAAATATATACTAATTAA
- a CDS encoding polysaccharide pyruvyl transferase family protein, whose product MKKLGIHGSYYCRNFGDTLILYIIKNWVREHSPEMDITLPFVNSEKEAIEILNTENKNRKIQDLDGLVFGPGGYFGEQPGSFVRRLWWSIRNYRRHISWNDKLYKHKVPYMIIGVGVGPISFSFLKRKIIKLFDKADFVSVRDKYSRQYLIDWGIATEKIHLAPDVALTLQPKGSNVERDKPKVALHYPNDNLVKSGKLDEFVGFIKNINEKYEIFLLEDGEGQYSSNKANSLKDILSSQGVALPIISYKDPAEMISNLQVIDKIITSKLHVGIVGYALGKRTLSIPQHSKTVRFYEQIKRQDFCIQLKDINTKLLCDKFEQLDSVVTSDNILFDDAMKNKKVLFKFLDFI is encoded by the coding sequence ATGAAAAAACTTGGAATACATGGATCATATTATTGCCGTAACTTTGGTGATACGCTTATCCTCTATATAATTAAAAATTGGGTAAGGGAACATTCTCCAGAAATGGATATAACTCTGCCATTTGTGAATTCTGAAAAGGAAGCAATAGAAATTCTGAATACTGAAAATAAGAACAGAAAAATTCAAGATCTGGATGGGTTAGTATTTGGTCCAGGCGGATATTTTGGGGAACAACCGGGAAGTTTTGTAAGAAGATTATGGTGGTCAATACGGAACTATAGACGTCATATCAGTTGGAATGATAAATTATATAAACATAAAGTTCCGTATATGATTATCGGAGTAGGCGTTGGTCCTATTTCTTTTAGTTTCTTAAAAAGAAAAATTATTAAATTATTTGATAAAGCTGATTTTGTTTCAGTAAGAGATAAATACTCAAGACAATACCTTATAGATTGGGGTATAGCGACAGAGAAAATTCATTTAGCACCTGATGTTGCTTTAACTTTACAGCCAAAAGGTTCGAATGTAGAAAGAGATAAACCAAAAGTGGCACTCCATTATCCGAATGATAATCTAGTGAAGTCGGGCAAATTGGATGAATTTGTTGGCTTTATCAAAAATATAAATGAGAAATATGAAATTTTTTTATTAGAGGATGGTGAGGGTCAGTATTCAAGCAACAAGGCCAATAGCTTGAAGGATATTTTGAGTAGCCAGGGAGTTGCACTGCCAATAATTTCTTATAAGGATCCAGCAGAAATGATAAGTAATCTTCAAGTTATAGATAAAATTATAACTTCAAAATTGCATGTTGGTATAGTTGGGTATGCACTGGGGAAACGAACATTGTCTATTCCCCAACACAGTAAAACTGTCAGGTTTTATGAACAAATTAAACGACAGGATTTTTGTATTCAGTTAAAGGATATAAATACTAAATTATTATGTGATAAATTTGAACAATTGGATTCCGTGGTTACTTCAGATAACATTCTTTTTGATGACGCAATGAAGAACAAAAAAGTGTTATTTAAATTTTTGGATTTTATTTAA
- a CDS encoding WxcM-like domain-containing protein: MEVPYIIKGGEHTDERGQLCYNNDFNLTDVKRIYRIENWSTRTFRGWQGHKIERRWFSAVSGSFKIELIAIDKWDNPAKGCNLSSFELLSDKLDVLFIPNGYVSRIQALERSSKLLVMADYLIGEVEDEYRFEIDYFNS; the protein is encoded by the coding sequence ATGGAAGTACCATATATAATTAAAGGCGGAGAACACACCGATGAACGAGGACAACTTTGTTATAATAACGATTTCAATCTAACAGATGTAAAACGTATTTACAGAATTGAAAACTGGAGTACTAGAACCTTCAGAGGATGGCAAGGCCATAAAATTGAAAGACGCTGGTTTTCGGCGGTAAGTGGTTCATTTAAAATTGAATTGATTGCTATAGATAAGTGGGATAACCCAGCTAAGGGTTGCAATTTGTCTTCATTTGAATTATTATCTGATAAACTTGATGTACTATTCATTCCTAATGGATATGTTAGTAGGATTCAGGCATTAGAGCGCAGCTCAAAATTATTAGTTATGGCAGATTATTTAATAGGAGAGGTGGAGGACGAATATCGATTTGAGATTGATTATTTTAATTCATAG
- a CDS encoding NAD-dependent epimerase/dehydratase family protein encodes MLRIGITGQHGFVGTHLYNTLGLHPKEFERIEFQKEYFKSEKELDTFVSKCDVIVHLAALNRHNDQEVIYKTNVELVENLIASLKRTESKAHIIMSSSSQEERDNLYGKSKKEGRELFVQWAKEANTTFTGMIIPNVFGPFGHPYYNSVVATFSHQIANGESPEIQVDGDLKLIYVGELVEEILKIIRETKNEAEYTVDHTSEAKVSELLSLLQNYKLQYQDRGEIPAINNSFELNLFNTYRCYMDIANYFPVKFKQHTDPRGSFVEVIRLGVGGQVSFSTTVPGITRGNHYHTRKIERFAVIKGKALIQLRKIGTDEVFDFYLDGEEPAYVDMPIWYTHNIKNIGDDVLYTNFWINEFYDENDADTYFEEV; translated from the coding sequence ATGTTAAGAATAGGAATAACCGGCCAACACGGATTTGTTGGCACACATTTATACAACACCCTAGGATTGCATCCTAAGGAGTTTGAACGAATTGAATTTCAAAAAGAATACTTCAAGAGTGAAAAGGAATTAGATACTTTCGTTTCAAAATGTGATGTGATTGTTCACCTTGCTGCCTTGAATCGTCACAATGATCAAGAAGTTATCTATAAAACAAATGTAGAGCTTGTAGAGAATCTAATAGCGTCCTTAAAGCGTACAGAAAGCAAAGCACATATAATTATGTCTTCCTCATCTCAAGAAGAACGAGATAATCTATACGGTAAATCTAAGAAAGAAGGTCGGGAGCTATTTGTTCAATGGGCAAAAGAAGCTAACACAACTTTTACAGGGATGATAATACCCAATGTCTTTGGACCCTTTGGGCATCCATACTACAACTCGGTAGTTGCCACATTCTCGCATCAAATTGCAAATGGTGAAAGTCCAGAAATCCAAGTTGATGGAGATTTGAAGCTTATCTATGTGGGTGAGTTGGTAGAAGAAATATTGAAAATAATTCGAGAGACGAAAAATGAAGCTGAGTATACAGTAGATCATACTTCTGAAGCCAAAGTATCTGAATTATTGAGTTTGCTTCAAAACTATAAATTACAATATCAAGACAGAGGAGAAATTCCTGCAATTAACAACTCCTTTGAATTAAATCTATTCAACACCTATCGCTGTTATATGGATATTGCCAATTACTTTCCTGTAAAGTTCAAACAGCATACGGACCCACGAGGTTCTTTTGTAGAAGTTATCCGTTTGGGAGTGGGAGGGCAGGTGTCTTTTTCTACCACGGTGCCAGGAATCACTAGAGGAAACCATTACCACACCCGTAAAATAGAACGTTTTGCGGTAATTAAAGGAAAGGCATTAATTCAGTTGCGAAAAATAGGAACCGACGAGGTGTTTGATTTTTATTTAGACGGAGAAGAGCCGGCATATGTAGATATGCCAATTTGGTACACCCATAACATCAAAAACATTGGTGACGATGTATTGTACACCAATTTCTGGATAAATGAGTTTTATGATGAGAATGATGCTGATACTTATTTTGAAGAAGTTTAA
- a CDS encoding O-antigen ligase family protein — translation MQQDKYICNFLLLLVLVYYSQGVIYPMGSIISQTTLLLIMLISLVYFVKELFFVQSKFTLFIKAWTALLLLIVAGFFLKGDFENYRGFQSTLLNMVPFYAFYYFSKKDVLTKKHLIVLFIILAPMIVYRFTQSNISLQAIREREDVIDNTIYMFLGLIPFVFLFKRKVFSIIALLIFWIFIVQSAKRAAIVCGVFGILLFFYYQLKTVNSRYQIRNYTVILIIFFGLSYWGYEYLLENEFLMVRLQSMMEGDSSGRDNIARIAFATWYESNNIFIYLFGNGFQTTADVSANNSHNDWIELLVSFGLLGFTIYAILFYSALKEIYSGNFVFNKKIMFICLIGIAIITSLTSRWYGSSFAYSQILLLPYLLATKDNSIKK, via the coding sequence ATGCAACAGGATAAATACATATGTAATTTTTTACTTTTACTGGTTTTAGTTTATTATAGTCAAGGAGTGATATATCCAATGGGAAGTATAATATCTCAAACCACACTTTTATTAATTATGTTGATAAGCCTAGTTTATTTTGTAAAAGAGTTGTTCTTTGTTCAGTCTAAGTTTACTCTTTTTATTAAGGCTTGGACTGCTTTATTATTATTAATTGTAGCGGGATTCTTTTTAAAGGGTGATTTCGAAAATTATAGGGGATTTCAAAGCACTCTTCTTAATATGGTACCCTTTTATGCCTTTTATTATTTCTCGAAAAAGGATGTTTTAACAAAAAAGCATCTTATTGTTCTTTTTATCATACTTGCTCCGATGATTGTTTATAGATTTACTCAAAGTAATATATCATTACAAGCTATCCGAGAGCGAGAAGATGTGATAGATAACACCATATATATGTTCTTAGGCCTTATTCCTTTTGTATTTCTTTTTAAACGGAAGGTATTTTCCATAATCGCTTTACTAATCTTTTGGATTTTTATAGTCCAAAGTGCTAAACGGGCTGCAATTGTATGCGGGGTATTTGGAATCTTGCTATTTTTTTATTACCAATTAAAAACTGTTAATAGTAGGTATCAAATTCGTAATTACACGGTTATACTCATCATATTTTTTGGATTAAGTTATTGGGGTTATGAATATTTATTAGAAAATGAATTTTTAATGGTTCGGTTGCAATCAATGATGGAAGGTGACTCTTCTGGTCGAGATAATATTGCTCGAATAGCTTTTGCCACGTGGTATGAAAGTAATAACATATTTATCTATTTGTTTGGTAATGGCTTTCAAACCACAGCTGATGTATCTGCCAATAATTCTCATAACGATTGGATTGAGCTATTAGTCAGTTTTGGATTACTTGGATTTACTATCTATGCTATACTTTTCTACAGTGCTTTAAAAGAAATTTATTCTGGTAATTTTGTTTTTAACAAGAAGATAATGTTTATTTGTCTCATAGGAATAGCGATTATAACTTCACTAACATCTAGGTGGTACGGTTCTTCATTTGCTTATTCGCAAATATTGTTGTTGCCATACCTTTTAGCCACTAAAGACAATTCCATAAAAAAATAA
- a CDS encoding polysaccharide biosynthesis protein, with amino-acid sequence MKIKNKILLITGGTGSFGNAVLNRFLDTDHFKEIRIFSRDEKKQDDMRIALKSDKLKFYIGDVRNYDSIERAMRGVDYVFHAAALKQVPSCEFFPIEATRTNVFGTQNVIDAADANNVQKVICLSTDKAAYPINAMGISKALMEKVAVAASRNLNKTTVCLTRYGNVMASRGSVIPLFLQQIKDGNPITITDPQMTRFLMSLEEAVELVLFAFEKGNAGDLFVNKAPAGTIGDLAQALKELCKSDSEIKIIGTRHGEKLYETLCTREEMIKAEDMGGFYRIPADNRDLNYAQYFSEGEAAISEIEDYNSHNTEQQDVEGMKKLLKGLPIVQSMMKS; translated from the coding sequence ATGAAAATCAAAAATAAGATCCTCCTAATTACTGGTGGCACGGGTTCTTTCGGGAACGCGGTATTAAATCGGTTTTTAGATACCGATCATTTCAAAGAAATACGCATCTTCAGCCGGGATGAAAAAAAGCAAGACGATATGCGTATTGCTTTAAAAAGTGACAAGCTCAAATTTTATATTGGAGATGTTAGAAATTATGACAGTATAGAACGAGCAATGCGTGGTGTAGATTATGTTTTTCATGCTGCCGCATTAAAACAAGTACCTTCTTGTGAGTTTTTTCCAATTGAAGCCACGCGTACAAATGTATTCGGAACGCAAAATGTTATAGACGCTGCAGATGCAAATAATGTTCAAAAAGTAATATGTCTAAGTACAGATAAGGCCGCTTATCCAATTAATGCAATGGGAATTTCTAAAGCTCTAATGGAGAAAGTTGCTGTAGCTGCGTCTCGTAATTTAAATAAAACCACTGTTTGTTTAACTCGTTATGGAAATGTTATGGCCTCTCGGGGATCAGTAATTCCTTTGTTTCTACAACAAATAAAAGATGGAAACCCTATCACTATTACAGACCCTCAAATGACTCGTTTTTTAATGTCTTTGGAAGAGGCAGTTGAATTGGTGCTTTTTGCTTTTGAAAAGGGCAATGCAGGAGATTTATTCGTAAATAAGGCACCAGCGGGCACAATTGGCGATTTGGCGCAAGCATTAAAAGAACTTTGCAAATCTGACAGTGAGATAAAAATAATCGGAACTAGACATGGTGAAAAGCTCTATGAAACACTTTGTACCAGAGAGGAAATGATAAAGGCAGAAGATATGGGTGGTTTTTATAGAATCCCAGCAGATAATAGAGACCTTAATTATGCGCAATATTTTTCTGAAGGTGAAGCTGCCATTTCAGAAATTGAAGATTATAATTCACATAATACCGAGCAACAGGATGTGGAGGGTATGAAGAAGTTGTTGAAAGGACTTCCGATTGTGCAGTCAATGATGAAATCATAA
- a CDS encoding CatB-related O-acetyltransferase, translated as MIKRFFQYFSPSTLRMRVLNRKISVLSILDKDSVIHKTSLINRYTILRKTKIGRYTYVGSNCTFNNVEIGSFCSISRNINIGYSSHPINFISTSPIFFSPRNGTGSKWVNQRFYDDAPKKTFIGHDVWIGANSSVMSGITIGNGAIVGAHSVVTKDIEPYSIVGGVPAKLIRKRFPDKVINSLQSIKWWEMKEVILKNNIFLFTEELTNDKLIRLENENQK; from the coding sequence ATGATTAAACGATTTTTTCAATATTTTTCTCCGTCTACTCTTAGGATGAGAGTTCTGAATAGAAAAATTTCCGTCCTATCGATTTTAGATAAGGATTCAGTGATTCACAAAACTTCATTGATTAATCGATATACCATTTTGAGAAAAACTAAAATTGGAAGATATACATATGTAGGCTCCAATTGTACCTTTAATAATGTCGAAATAGGTTCGTTTTGCTCAATTTCAAGGAATATTAATATTGGTTACTCATCCCACCCAATTAACTTTATTTCAACTTCTCCTATATTTTTTAGCCCACGAAATGGTACAGGTTCGAAATGGGTAAATCAGAGATTTTATGATGATGCCCCTAAAAAAACTTTCATAGGTCACGATGTTTGGATAGGAGCGAATAGTTCAGTGATGTCAGGTATCACAATCGGTAATGGAGCTATTGTAGGAGCCCATTCGGTGGTGACCAAAGATATTGAGCCATATAGTATTGTCGGAGGTGTTCCCGCAAAATTAATAAGAAAGAGGTTTCCAGATAAAGTTATAAATAGTCTACAATCCATCAAATGGTGGGAAATGAAAGAAGTAATTCTCAAAAATAATATTTTTCTATTTACTGAGGAATTGACAAACGATAAACTTATAAGATTAGAAAATGAAAATCAAAAATAA
- the wecB gene encoding non-hydrolyzing UDP-N-acetylglucosamine 2-epimerase, with the protein MKKLKVMTVVGTRPEIIRLSRVIAALDASEAIEHILVHTGQNYDYELNEVFFEDLGLRKPDHFLNAAGTNATTTAGQILINIDPVLEEVNPDAFLVLGDTNSCLCAIAAKKRRIPIFHMEAGNRCFDQRVPEETNRKIVDHVSDINLTYSDIAREYLLREGLPADRIIKTGSPMFEVLNHYLSQIEASEVLIKLNLEKHKYFVVSAHREENISSEKNFKGLIDSLNTIAEQYDYPVIVSTHPRTRNMIEKKKAETHSNIQFLKPLGFHDYNALQKNSYAVLSDSGTISEESSILNFRALNIRDAHERPEAMEEASVMMVGLNTDRILQGLVQLQTQNLDPERNFRRVADYSMPNVSEKVVRIIISYTDYIKRTVWSE; encoded by the coding sequence ATGAAGAAATTAAAAGTAATGACAGTAGTCGGCACCCGCCCTGAGATTATAAGATTATCCAGAGTAATAGCCGCCCTAGATGCATCTGAAGCAATCGAACACATTCTAGTTCACACAGGACAAAACTACGATTACGAACTTAACGAAGTTTTTTTTGAAGACCTTGGCCTCCGCAAACCAGACCACTTTTTAAATGCTGCAGGAACTAACGCCACTACAACAGCAGGACAGATATTAATAAATATCGACCCAGTACTTGAGGAAGTAAACCCAGATGCATTTTTAGTTCTTGGCGATACCAATTCCTGTCTTTGTGCGATTGCCGCTAAAAAACGTCGTATTCCTATTTTTCATATGGAAGCTGGTAATAGATGTTTTGACCAAAGAGTTCCAGAAGAAACAAATAGGAAAATAGTAGATCACGTAAGCGATATAAATCTAACTTATAGCGATATTGCAAGGGAATATTTATTACGAGAAGGTTTGCCGGCAGATAGAATCATAAAGACTGGCTCCCCTATGTTTGAGGTTTTAAATCATTATTTGTCTCAAATAGAAGCTTCAGAAGTTTTGATCAAATTAAATTTGGAAAAGCACAAATATTTTGTTGTATCTGCACATCGGGAAGAAAATATAAGTTCAGAAAAGAACTTTAAGGGTTTGATTGATAGTCTAAACACTATTGCTGAGCAGTACGACTATCCAGTTATTGTTTCTACGCATCCTCGGACACGTAATATGATAGAAAAGAAAAAAGCAGAAACACATTCTAACATTCAGTTTTTAAAACCTCTAGGCTTTCACGACTACAATGCCTTACAAAAGAATTCTTATGCTGTATTATCAGATTCTGGCACAATCAGTGAGGAGTCATCTATACTCAATTTTAGAGCCTTAAATATTCGCGATGCACATGAACGACCTGAGGCAATGGAAGAAGCTTCCGTAATGATGGTTGGCTTAAATACCGATCGCATTCTTCAAGGTTTAGTGCAACTGCAAACACAAAACTTAGATCCTGAAAGAAATTTTAGGAGAGTTGCTGATTATAGCATGCCTAATGTATCTGAAAAAGTTGTGAGGATTATTATTTCTTATACAGATTATATAAAGCGAACAGTTTGGAGCGAATAA
- a CDS encoding glycosyltransferase, giving the protein MNILVISNTYPSRTLPSFGAFVYNLMQELAIHHEITIIAPYKIHDIFKRTQKSYGNEKCKVLRPLYLSLSSRTFLGINTGKISSYFFEKAVKRELNKLSIMPDVIYTHFLSNAIPALAFKKRNNIPLVIASGESTYRSWVDTPEPIKNEIKKSVNHIICVSNDNRIRLMDLGFNENKMTVIPNAVNYSLFKPLDKIKCKEKLGLAKDQFVIGFIGHFIHRKGPNRIIEAIEFLDDTDIRLVCIGGKGDLKPNSFTTVIGPVPNYQLPELYNAFDIFVLPTLYEGHCNVIEEAKACGIPIISSKGTSVAEQIDESTGVLVDPLDIKKITMAISNLKSDIKFREELIDNLLRKRGESSLEVRARKISQILIDTFSN; this is encoded by the coding sequence ATGAATATTTTAGTAATTTCTAATACTTATCCTTCCAGAACACTACCAAGTTTTGGCGCTTTTGTTTATAATCTGATGCAGGAGTTAGCAATCCATCATGAGATTACAATTATTGCACCCTATAAAATCCACGATATATTTAAAAGAACGCAGAAGTCTTACGGAAATGAGAAATGTAAGGTGTTAAGACCTCTTTATCTTTCTTTAAGCAGTAGGACCTTTTTAGGAATAAATACGGGGAAAATAAGCTCTTATTTTTTTGAAAAAGCAGTCAAAAGAGAATTGAATAAATTATCAATAATGCCAGATGTAATCTATACGCATTTTCTTTCAAATGCCATTCCTGCTTTGGCCTTTAAAAAGAGAAACAACATTCCTTTAGTAATTGCATCGGGGGAATCAACTTATAGATCATGGGTAGATACGCCCGAACCTATAAAAAACGAAATAAAAAAATCAGTTAATCATATTATCTGTGTTTCTAATGACAATAGGATTCGATTGATGGATCTCGGTTTTAATGAGAATAAAATGACGGTAATTCCAAATGCGGTTAATTATTCTTTATTTAAGCCATTGGATAAAATTAAATGCAAAGAGAAACTAGGTTTGGCAAAAGATCAATTTGTTATAGGTTTTATAGGTCATTTTATTCATCGAAAAGGTCCTAACAGGATTATCGAAGCCATTGAATTTCTTGATGATACTGATATTCGACTGGTTTGTATTGGCGGAAAGGGAGATTTAAAGCCAAATTCTTTCACAACAGTAATTGGTCCCGTTCCAAATTATCAACTTCCCGAATTGTATAATGCGTTTGATATATTTGTATTGCCCACCCTCTATGAGGGACATTGCAATGTTATTGAGGAGGCTAAGGCGTGTGGGATTCCTATAATTAGCTCAAAAGGAACTTCGGTAGCGGAACAAATCGATGAATCTACTGGAGTTTTAGTTGATCCCCTAGATATAAAAAAAATAACTATGGCAATTTCAAACCTTAAAAGTGATATTAAATTTCGTGAAGAACTAATTGATAATTTACTTCGTAAGCGTGGAGAAAGTTCTTTAGAGGTCAGAGCGAGAAAAATAAGTCAAATATTAATTGATACTTTTAGTAATTAA
- a CDS encoding glycosyltransferase family 4 protein, with protein sequence MKKVLIIYNKIWPYRELIFNTINKEHDLTVAFSDKQYCEKSYSFKTLYLPIKKIGPFDVHKDKLEIIASEFDVVIGISNIRWISLMLLAFKRRRNYKIGYWGIGVTASYTSDFDSSEILNKIRYYISKKSDFTIFYSDYPVQKYLNAGVSENKLYVAHNSVAVKTSTKNSKLNKVNFLFIGTLYPQKGLEVLLEAYKELRQLRNDVPQLLIVGEGPQRNVIELFVKVNNLSNWVKLLGRIYDDTKLEEIFNMSRACISPNQAGLSVLKSMGNRTIFVTSKYAITGGEIFNIENNVNGILYNKNEDLVEVLSWILDNPKKNRIMNDNAYAHYHNFRTPEMMAKSICNAIENNK encoded by the coding sequence ATGAAAAAGGTTTTAATAATTTACAATAAAATTTGGCCATATCGGGAATTAATTTTTAATACAATTAACAAAGAGCATGACCTGACAGTTGCTTTCTCTGACAAACAGTATTGTGAAAAATCGTATTCTTTTAAAACCCTATATCTTCCAATAAAGAAAATTGGGCCATTTGATGTTCATAAAGATAAATTGGAAATTATAGCGAGTGAGTTTGATGTAGTAATTGGAATATCGAATATTAGATGGATTAGTTTAATGCTTTTAGCTTTTAAACGCAGGAGAAATTATAAAATTGGATATTGGGGAATTGGTGTAACGGCTTCGTATACTAGTGATTTTGATTCCAGTGAAATATTAAATAAAATTAGATACTACATCTCAAAAAAATCAGATTTTACGATTTTTTATAGCGATTATCCAGTTCAGAAGTATCTGAATGCGGGAGTCAGTGAAAATAAATTATATGTTGCCCACAATTCTGTAGCAGTTAAAACATCTACTAAAAACAGTAAATTAAATAAAGTTAATTTTCTATTTATAGGAACTTTATATCCGCAAAAAGGCCTTGAAGTTTTACTTGAAGCCTACAAAGAATTACGGCAATTAAGAAACGATGTTCCACAACTTTTAATTGTCGGGGAAGGTCCACAAAGAAATGTTATTGAGTTGTTTGTAAAAGTAAATAATCTTTCTAATTGGGTAAAACTATTAGGTAGAATTTATGACGATACTAAGTTGGAAGAAATATTCAATATGTCTAGAGCGTGCATATCTCCTAATCAAGCGGGTTTATCGGTTTTAAAATCCATGGGTAACCGAACTATTTTTGTTACCAGTAAGTATGCAATTACTGGAGGTGAGATTTTTAATATTGAAAATAATGTAAATGGAATTCTGTATAATAAAAATGAAGATCTGGTAGAAGTTCTTTCGTGGATATTGGATAATCCGAAAAAGAATAGAATTATGAATGATAATGCATATGCACATTACCATAATTTTCGCACACCCGAAATGATGGCAAAATCAATTTGTAATGCAATTGAAAATAATAAATAA